TCCAGCAGGGTTGGCTCTGCCCAGCTAGCCAGCATGGGTGCAGGCGTGCACGTGTCGggatccttcctctcctccctgaggccagagggggctgtggctggataCACACCTCCCTGCAGGGAACGAGGCCGCCTGCCCCAAAGCACAGACACAGACCAGAGGAGTTTAAGGAGACTCTCTCTTCAGGTCTCCAGCCACTAACTGGTGCCAGTCCTGGACATGTGAGCAGAGCCGAGTGCAGCGATGCACTCTCCCAGCGATGGCACTGGGTTGGCAGGTGGCACCATTCATGGCACCTGAACCTGTATTCCCTCAATAGCCCACCAAGggcccccacccttctcctcctcagctgtcccctctcttgggtggaaacccgcctctccctgctgcccgggCTATTTCCAGGCTGTGCAGCCCCCTGCTTACACTGTGCCattgcccagaaaagcaggctggTGGGTGGCCAGCGttggcactttgctttctctccagaggctgcAAACGGTGCCTTGCCGGCAGTTATACGGCGCCACCCCGCTCTCCCTCAGCAAATCACCACATATCAAAGCCCCTCCTTGTGTCTCCCTCCTTTCTTCTGACAGCTGTGACCCGGGGGCTTTTGCTAGGCCTGGGAGCGGAGAgtgatgggagctgctggagtagCCCCTatagcacccccaccccctatagCGCCCCCGCCCTTCGAGAAGGCAGCACCCAGGCCGCACACTAGTAACGGCGGCTGGCGGCAGCCTGCGAATTCCTGTGTCTGAGGGCTGGAtgtcggggggcagggaggggggcagggtagGATGGCAGGGGTCCTCCTCACACACCCCCCCTCCTGcgctcccaaccccagccccacagactcaCGCGGGCGTGTTGGTTCCCATGGCAACCAGGCCTGCGAGGAAGACCACGGTGCCCACggccgcagcagggagcagccaggCCGTGTAGAAGCCTGCAGAGGGGACGGGCACGTGAGACCAGCCCCCGGAGGAGGGCGACACCGGGCAGGggagaccccctccctcccctctccatcAAGGGTGGGGCACCAAGACTCCTGAGTTTCACCCCCAGGGCTGATGCCCTGTGTGGCTTGGGGAAAGTCCCTCCCccgtccgtgcctcagtttcctcagctgtaaaatgtggACAATGATCCCGCCCCacctggcaggctgggggcaggactaAGGCACTTGCAGACTCTGCATGGCACCTCGCTCACCCTCTTCCACCCCACGCCCGCCCACGCCCCTGTGAAGCAGGGGCACGGGGCACCAGCCACATGGCACTGCTGGCACTTGGCAGCACCAAGGGAAAGAACCAGGAGACCTGCCCACACGGTCCTGCCCCCCGGCCCTTTCTGTACCAGTCAGGGTGCCGGGAATCTGCCTCTGCCGGCCGGACACCGAGAGCCCTGGGCAGCGCCACCGGGCAGCACAGGCTGGGtgagcctggctgggggcagagagaagccctggggctctgtgtgtccaGCAGGCTCCAGGAACAATCCCCGtgatccccatcccagccccaaccTGGCCCCTGGGACGCTGcaggggaggcgctgggggcaggggggcagaggcggacagaggggaggaggaggtgggctcTCACCCAGCCAGGCGAAGTAGATGGCAATCTTCTCCCCGAAGTACTGGCGGATGTGATCCAGCGGCTGGTACCGGTACCAGCAGCCCCACTGGGCCCAGAAGCGGTAGAGGACTTGGCGAGGGTTCAGGGCTTCATCGGGGACCTCAGACTCAGGCGTCTCGAAGGGGCCCTGGGTCAAGGCAACAGAGAGGGAGACGGGTCGGCCACCTGCACAGCCAGGGGCgactgcggatggggcagggtctctgcagtgcccagggagcagagctgccaaCGGCTGCCCGGGACCCCCGCCTAGTGCCGGCTGAATGGCCGCAGTGACCAACCAGgacctgcagagccagcagctgccccccggtccccacatcccagctccggagggacgtctgtgtccccgccccatcccagctccggagggacatctctctcccaggccccccatcccagctccagaaggacgtctctctcccaggccccccatcccagctccggagggacGTCTGTCCCCGCCCCATCCGAGCTCCGGAGggacgtctctctcccaggccccccatcccagctccagaaggacgtctctctcccaggccccccatcccagctccggagggacgtctgtccccaccccatcccagctccggaaGGACGTCTCTCCcaggcccccatcccagctccggagggacagcAGCCCACCCGGCAGCCCCTACCTCGAGCCGCGGGAAGCCAGCGCCGTACACCCGCTCGTGCAGCAGCCGGCTGATCCCGATCTCGGCACGTGTCCGCTTCCCGTAGATGGTGCGAGCCAGGATCTCATAGACCTGCCGACCCTAGTAGCGCTGCTCCGTCAGCAAAGTCCTCCCTAGCAAGGGCTCACGCGGAGCAGTAACCCAGCaagtccctgctgggagcagccctggagctcacacacCTGGACCTTGCACCAGAGCCTTGGGATGCTAATGGGAGCCTTCCCATAGACCTTtctggcccagcccccagggcaggagctgcccACGGCTCTGATGCCCCCACATTCCCCTTGGCTCATGctaggtgcagggcagagggagccttCCTGACCCTTCCCCAGGCAATCAGCCGTGCCCTGGAGCCTGAGATTGGATTCAAACACACGTCACTGGTTCTAGTGTTTCCCACCAGCTGTGGGGCCTGCGGAGGCTGAAGCACAGAGCTGGGCCCGAAGCCATGAAGGGGGATGATTCTGGGTTGGGGTTTCtacacagagctgggggcagggttgggtcTGGGTGGGGGGTTAAATCAGCCCATTAGAGAGCCAGGGGATTTCGATCTGGCTGCCCACCATGTGATGGGCCCGTGGAGCTGCCTCTAGGGCAACGGGGTTAATTACGgacctgggcagagcagggctgggagtggggcaggcccCTGAGGTCCCCACGCTCCCCCCACCCTACTCACGATGCGATGTCTCTGCGTGTTGCTGAAGTAGGAGTCCCGGGAGTCGCTGCCCAGGAACCTGGGGGGGATAATCAAACAGCCAGTCGGGCCAGGGGAAGGGAGGCAAGGAGGgagctgtgacgaagtggggatgtTCTGGCTGtgctctgtgaatgctgagtggggagtgctggcctgggaaggctgcaggggagttgtgctgggactggctgcattggggatgggagacttgcCTTGAGGAGGACACCTGAGCACGGAACATGAGACCCCAGGAAGgggctgaggtcggccaggtgacacctctgcccggaaactggacaaaggacacaaaggctgggaggagccgggggaggctgagtgagaggctggagggagtttcagtttggagctggctgggagactggaggggagcccagatggggctctggtctcccaatgcagctctggcctccctggccccccagatggacctaactgagggagTCCCGAGACTCACTTGTCCAGCTTGGACCTGCGGAAGGCGCAGGTGTAATAGTCCGCGGGCTTGCTGGGGACGTGCTGGtgcagggcgttggggtgcagaGTCTCCTCAGGACCTCGGCGGAGCTGTTCCAGTCCGGGTTGGGCTGGGCCTGCGGTCGGCACAGAGAgcgccagggctggggtggccagGGAACCTCCCAGCCCGACAGTCACCCGCCGGCGGCGACggggccagccccccccctccttcctgcccccggGGGGCCCACcagagcgggggggcggggctcagctagcagggggctgcgggtcggagcgctgtcagagctgggtggggagcccagggctgggctagcagggggctgcgggtcggggttgaggggcgctgtcagagctgggtggggagcccagggctggggtagcaggggctgcgggtcggggttgaggggagctggcagagctgggtgaggagcccagggctgggccagggggctgcaggtcggggttgaggggcgctggcagagctgggtgggggagcccagggctggggtaggaggggctgcgggtcgggctgGAGGGGcgctgtcagagctgggtggggagcccagggctggggtaggaggggctggtcggggttgaggggcgctggcagagctgggtggggagcccaggctgggccagcaggggctgcgggtcggggttgaggggcgctggcagagctggggagcccagggctgggctagcaggggctgcgggtcgggttgaggggcgctggcagagctgagggggagcccaggctggggtagcaggggctgcgggtcggggttgaggggcgctggcagagctggggggggagcccaggtctgggctagcaggggctgcgggttgagggcactggcagagctgggagcccagggctggggtaggaggggctgcgggtcggggttgaggggcgctggcagagctgggggagcccagggctggggtaggagggctgcgggtcggggttgaggggcgctgtcagagctgggtggggagcccagggctggggtaggagggggctgcgggtcggggttgaggggcgctggcagagcggggtgggggagcccagggctgggctagcaggggctgcgggtcggggcactggcagagctggggagcccagggctgggctgcaggtctggcagagctgggtgggagcccaggctggggtaggaggggctgcgggtcgggttgaggggcgctggcagagctggggggagcccagggctggggtaagtgggggctgcgggtcggggttgaggggcgctggcagagctggggggggcccagggctgggccagcaggggctgcggtcggggcgctggcagagctggggggagcccagggctggggtagctggggctgcgggtcggggttgaggggcgctggcagagctggggggggagcccaggctgggctagcaggggctgcgggtcgggcgctggcagagctgggagcccaggctggggtaggagggggctgcaggtcgggttgaggggagctggcagagctgggtgggagcccaggctggggtaggagggggctgcgggtcggggttgaggggcgctggcagagctgggggagcccagggctgggctagcaggggctggtcgggtcgggcgctggcagagctgggtggggagcccaggctggggcaggagggggctgcgggtcggggttgaggagctggcagagatgcggggagcccaggactgggctagcagaggcaatgggggctggtgggagagccGCCCCGGGTGCACTGACCTGCAGGGCGCCGCAGGCACAGCTCCTCGGCGTAGAACACCAGCACGCCCCACGGGCGCCAGCTTCAGGTAGTGGATGGTTTTCCGCTcgctcagcatctcctcctgcgggaagcaggagggggctgaaCACGGAGCCCCAGGGGGCAGAGCTGCCATGTGCCTGCGTCCAGGGCTCCAGGCCAGTGTCTGTAGGGCAGGGATGGACACACGGCCCTGGGGTCAGGCAGGGGACAGCCGCCTTCTCTCCGACTGCTGCATCCTGGGGCCAGCAAGGCCTCGAGAGTCTCCCAATGCACCGTCACCCCAATCCGCcacagccaggcctggctggagccgggaggatgtggtgggggccaggccttgggaagggggacatggccagggcttgggaggggatgcagcagggcctggacccagtgggagagggatggggtgggggctggggctcggaGGGGTGACGCTGGGGGATCAGGCCTGGAGAGGAGGGCCATGGCGGGGTGTGACGTTACTGATAtgatctgggaccatatagaacatggttgcaaccaaggtcctgtagtggcaccaaatcttatgtaaaggatcatataaggtgtctaagaccaggctatgggtggctggttatgattatgctgtctgtgtgcatgtgtcattttgtagttgaagttatgagtattggctctgtactgtctgtatttcaaatttgtgctgtgtttctggtggtgttagccctgcctagcctgcttgagggcccattaaggaccatcagctacacaactgacccatggagaggaggcagacacgccttgtgactcagcaaagtgcagggacttgcccaggtgactccagactccattttgctgtaaagcctctaaaaggctgatgcctcatctccatctggtcttcaatcctgcttcttacctctggagggactttgctacaaactgaagctctgcacaagggactgatggcccatcccagcgggggatgttccagagacttgatttaaacctgcagtttattccatcactgctacaagcctgaaccaagaactttgccatcactgtatgtgattgattccatgtaaccagttctagctcccctttatgaataaacccttagattttagattctaaaggattggcaacagcgtgatttgtgggtaagatctgatgtgtatattgacctgggtctggggcttggtcctttgggatcgagggaaccattttcttttattggggtgttggttttcataaccattcatccccaggacgagtggcactggtggtgatactgggagactggagtgtctaaggaaattccttgtgtgacttgtggttagccagtggggtgagaccgaagtcctctctgtctggctggtttggtttgccttagaggtggaaacccccagccatgggctgtgactgccctgtttgagcaattggtcctgaattggcactcgcagttgggtcccgccagaaccgcatcgtcacagggggcctgggggtggagggacatggCAGGGACCTTGGGTTGCCAGGCGAAACGCCCCGTCACaaagggaccctggtgactccGGTCGGCGGCACAACcggggcccggggctaaggcaggctccctgcctgcccagaaTTCACACGgcccccaggtccctgcagctcctaggcacatgggcggccagggaggctccatgcgctgcccctgacCCTaatgccggctctgcagctcccattggctgggaaccacgatgaaccccgcagccccctcttgcacccaaactccctcccacagccctcacctctaccccctgccccagcccagagccccctcctgcaccccaaactcctcatccccagacccaccccagagcctgcatccccaaccctcccccccccgtaccctaatccccagcccagttaaagtgaatgagggtgggagagagcaagcgatggaggggGGGGATGAAGTgagtaggggcggggcctcggaggaggggcggggcagggggggggccCCGGTGGAGGGGCGGGTTGGctgggttttgtgtgattagaatgTTGGCAACCCGACGCGGCCGGGAcctagggggtgggggagggacagggaagggaccTGGGGCGGGGAGGACACAGCAGGGGCCCGGGCCCAGGAGGGATGCGGCCGGGACCGGAGGAGGGGAGGCACATACCGGGGCCCACGGTGATAAGTCTCTCCTCTCACCTTCTCCATCAGCAGCCCGGCATTTCTCAGG
This Mauremys reevesii isolate NIE-2019 linkage group 17, ASM1616193v1, whole genome shotgun sequence DNA region includes the following protein-coding sequences:
- the LOC120385131 gene encoding anoctamin-7-like: MWGPGGSCWLCRSWLVTAAIQPALGGGPGQPLAALLPGHCRDPAPSAVAPGCAGGRPVSLSVALTQGPFETPESEVPDEALNPRQVLYRFWAQWGCWYRYQPLDHIRQYFGEKIAIYFAWLGFYTAWLLPAAAVGTVVFLAGLVAMGTNTPAI